A single window of Botrytis cinerea B05.10 chromosome 3, complete sequence DNA harbors:
- the Bcade5 gene encoding Bcade5, whose amino-acid sequence MESIRILLVGNGGREHTLAWKLSQSPRVESIIAVPGNGGTANCPKVSNDSSVKADDYPGLVALAKKHNINLVVPGPEAPLVDGIQDYFREADIACYGPSKLAARLEGSKAFSKDFMKKYNIPTAAYENFTDYEEARKYIDSVSHNVVIKASGLAAGKGVIIPTSKEEAHQGLKDIMLDREFGAAGDEVVIEEFLEGDELSILTFCDGYNMYSLPAAQDHKRIFDGDQGPNTGGMGCYAPIPIATQKLIEEIERTVLEPTLRGMRKERTPFIGTLFTGLMITKNGPKTLEYNVRFGDPETQTLLPLLSEDTDLAEIMLLCTQGSLDEAKIKIDQKFSATVVVAAGGYPGSYAKGTPMEVSTPPAGSNIFHAGTVVKDGQLQTSGGRVIAAQAVAETLEQAVKDAYTTVELIKFDKMFYRKDIAHRAFRASSSAKEALTYASAGVSIDAGNNFVERIRKAVLSTRRPGADAEIGGFGGEIDLEAAGYAGAPTVVMCIDGIGTKLAIAQAMEKHDTVGIDLVAMNVNDLIVAGAEPLGFVDYYGCSQLKLKNAADFVEGVANGCKDANSALVGGETAEMPGMYQGDDYDAAGCAMGVVKKENRLPRTDLMAEGDVLIGLASAGVHSNGFSLVRKIIAREGLSYKDDACPWDPSTTVGENLLTPTRIYVRSLQPVVQKHLVTGLAHITGGGLTENVPRMLPSHLAAEIDVATWQLPEVFKWLKNAGNVEASEMARAFNTGIGMVAVVKKENVEQVVRELTESGEKVYTIGKLIKRSGEGCELRNLDSWN is encoded by the exons ATGGAGTCCATTCGAATCCTCCTTGTCGGAAATGGCGGTCGGGAGCATACTTTGGCTTGGAAACTCAGTCAATCTCCCCGAGTCGAGTCCATCATCGCAGTCCCAGGAAATGGAGGAACTGCAAATTGCCCAAAAGTTTCCAATGATTCCAGTGTTAAGGCTGATGATTATCCGGGACTTGTTGCTTTGGCTAAGAAACATAACATTAACCTG GTAGTACCAGGACCAGAAGCCCCCCTCGTTGATGGAATCCAAGATTATTTCCGTGAGGCAGACATAGCTTGTTACGGACCATCAAAACTTGCCGCGCGTTTGGAAGGAAGCAAAGCATTTTCGAAAGATTTCATGAAGAAATATAACATCCCAACTGCGGCTTACGAGAACTTTACGGACTACGAAGAAGCGCGAAAATATATTGACAGCGTAAGCCATAATGTTGTCATCAAAGCCAGTGGATTGGCAGCTGGAAAGGGTGTCATTATCCCAACATCGAAGGAGGAAGCCCACCAAGGACTAAAGGATATCATGCTTGATCGAGAATTTGGGGCTGCTGGAGATGAGGTTGTCATCGAGGAATTCTTGGAGGGTGATGAACTCAGCATTCTCACTTTTTGCGATGGTTACAACATGTACTCTTTACCTGCTGCTCAAGATCATAAGAGAATTTTCGACGGGGACCAGGGTCCAAATACTGGAGGCATGGGATGCTATGCGCCTATTCCAATTGCTACCCAAAAATTAATCGAGGAGATCGAACGAACCGTATTGGAGCCCACGCTCCGCGGCATGAGAAAAGAGCGTACACCTTTCATCGGAACTCTTTTCACTGGCTTGATGATAACCAAGAATGGACCGAAAACCTTGGAGTACAACGTTCGTTTCGGAGATCCAGAAACACAGACTTTACTACCATTGTTGAGTGAAGATACAGATCTTGCAGAAATCATGCTTCTCTGTACTCAAGGATCCCTCGACGAGGCGAAGATCAAGATTGATCAAAAATTCAGCGCGACGGTTGTGGTAGCTGCTGGAGGATACCCAGGCTCATATGCTAAAGGCACACCCATGGAAGTCAGTACACCTCCGGCCGGTTCTAACATCTTCCATGCTGGTACCGTGGTGAAGGATGGTCAATTGCAAACATCCGGCGGGCGTGTCATCGCAGCACAAGCCGTTGCAGAAACTCTTGAGCAAGCCGTGAAGGATGCTTATACCACTGTCGAACTCATCAAGTTTGATAAAATGTTCTACCGCAAGGATATTGCTCATCGGGCATTCAGagcttcatcttctgcaAAGGAAGCACTTACATACGCATCCGCAGGTGTTAGCATCGATGCTGGTAACAACTTTGTCGAACGTATTAGAAAAGCGGTTCTCTCTACCCGAAGACCAGGAGCCGATGCTGAAATTGGTGGATTCGGTGGAGAGATTGATTTGGAAGCTGCTGGTTATGCGGGTGCTCCAACTGTGGTTATGTGCATTGATGGAATTGGCACTAAACTCGCCATTGCACAAGCTATGGAGAAGCACGACACAGTTGGAATTGATTTGGTCGCtatgaatgtgaatgatttgattgttgcAGGTGCTGAACCACTCGGATTCGTCGACTACTATGGCTGCAGTCAATTGAAGCTCAAGAATGCAGCAGACTTCGTGGAAGGTGTTGCCAACGGATGCAAAGATGCAAACAGTGCACTTGTTGGCGGTGAAACTGCTGAGATGCCTGGTATGTACCAAGGAGACGATTATGATGCTGCAGGTTGCGCCATGGGAGTTGTGAAGAAGGAGAACAGGTTGCCAAGAACAGATTTGATGGCCGAAGGTGATGTTCTTATTGGTTTGGCATCTGCAGGAGTTCACTCTAATGGATTCTCTCTCGTGCGAAAAATCATCGCGAGAGAAGGCCTCTCTTACAAAGATGACGCTTGTCCATGGGATCCTTCCACCACCGTTGGTGAAAATCTCCTAACACCCACTCGCATCTACGTTCGCTCTTTGCAACCAGTGGTCCAGAAACACTTGGTCACTGGCTTGGCTCATATCACTGGTGGCGGCTTGACCGAAAATGTTCCTAGAATGTTACCATCTCACCTCGCTGCCGAGATCGATGTCGCCACTTGGCAATTACCCGAGGTGTTCAAGTGGTTGAAGAACGCAGGTAATGTTGAAGCTAGCGAGATGGCTAGAGCGTTCAACACTGGCATTGGAATGGTCGCAGTGGTTAAGAAGGAGAATGTAGAGCAGGTTGTCAGAGAATTGACGGAGTCTGGTGAGAAGGTTTACACTATTGGAAAATTGATCAAGAGATCAGGCGAAGGCTGCGAGTTGAGAAACTTGGACTCGTGGAATTAA
- the Bcthr1 gene encoding Bcthr1: MITIKVPCSSANIGPGFDVIGLALSIWLELHVEVNTSVTSEAPLNCKITYEGQGAEEVPLTADSNLITRTALYVLRCHGQRSFPSETSVHIINPIPLGRGLGSSGAAVVAGVALANEVGKLKLTKARMLDYCLMIERHPDNVAAALYGGFVGTYLNELSAEDTERKEIPLSEVLPEPAGGVDTGSNPPEPPVGIGHYMKFPWAPEIKAIAIIPQFEVATAKARSVLPSSYSRSDVVFNLQRIALLPSALGRSPPDAEQIYLAMQDKVHQPYRKGLIPGLPEILQSVTPKSHPGLCGICLSGAGPTILALATENFDAIANVILDTFAKNDIKCDWKLLEPAQDGTTVTYS; the protein is encoded by the exons atgattacCATAA AAGTACCCTGTTCCTCTGCGAACATTGGCCCCGGATTCGATGTCATAGGTCTCGCCCTTTCCATATGGCTCGAGTTACACGTCGAAGTCAATACATCGGTTACATCTGAAGCACCTCTCAACTGCAAAATTACATATGAAGGACAAGGCGCAGAAGAGGTTCCTTTGACTGCTGATAGTAATCTTATCACACGAACTGCATTATATGTTTTGCGATGTCATGGCCAGAGAAGCTTCCCTTCCGAAACATCGGTTCATATCATCAATCCTATTCCATTAGGACGCGGACTTGGATCATCTGGTGCCGCAGTGGTAGCTGGTGTTGCGCTGGCCAATGAAGTCGGAAAGCTGAAGTTAACTAAAGCTAGGATGTTGGACTATTGTCTCATGATAG AACGACATCCAGACAACGTAGCCGCAGCATTGTACGGAGGGTTTGTAGGAACATACCTCAACGAACTCAGCGCCGAAGATACAGAACGCAAAGAGATTCCACTCAGTGAAGTTCTCCCCGAACCTGCTGGAGGTGTAGATACTGGATCCAATCCTCCCGAACCACCAGTTGGAATCGGGCATTACATGAAGTTTCCTTGGGCCCCCGAAATCAAAGCCATCGCAATCATTCCACAGTTCGAGGTCGCAACCGCAAAAGCTAGAAGTGTCCTACCATCTTCGTATTCCAGGTCAGATGTAGTATTCAACCTTCAGAGAATTGCTCTTCTACCTTCAGCGCTTGGAAGATCACCACCTGATGCAGAGCAAATCTATCTTGCAATGCAAGACAAAGTACATCAACCTTACAGGAAAGGTTTGATACCAGGCCTCCCTGAGATCCTACAGTCTGTCACTCCTAAATCTCATCCCGGTCTATGTGGAATCTGTTTATCTGGAGCCGGTCCAACTATTCTTGCGCTTGCAACAGAAAACTTTGATGCAATTGCGAATGTCATTTTAGATACTTTTGCAAAGAACGATATCAAATGCGATTGGAAATTGTTGGAGCCCGCGCAAGACGGAACAACTGTTACATACAGCTGA